A segment of the Roseomonas haemaphysalidis genome:
TGGCGTGACGGCCAACTAAGGCGGCCGGTGTCAGTCGCGGACGACGCCGGCGGCACGCAATTGCGACAAGGCCGCTTCTCCCAGTAGCGGGGATAGGATCTCATCGTTGTGCTCGCCGAGCTTCGGCGCAGGGCGGGCCAGGACGCCGGGCGTGGCGGACAACCGCGGCACCATGCCGTGCATGGGGATGAAGCCGCCGGGCATGTCCGCGTCCGGCACCTCGATCAGCGCCTCGCGTTCGGCGACGTAGGGGTCCTGCAACAGGTCGGCGGCGTCCATGATGGGGCCGATGGTGACACCCGCCTTGTCGAAATGCGCAAGCACCTCCGCCTTGTCCCGCGCGGCGATGAAGCCGGCCACGATGCCGTCCAGCTCCTGCCAGTTGCGCAGCCGGTCGGGGTTGGTGCGAAAGCGCGGGTCGTCAATCAGATCTGCGCGGCCGATGGAGCGCAACAGCTTTTCCGTCATGCCCTGGGTGGAGGAAGACAGGCAGACCCAGCCGCCGTCCTGGCAGCGATAGGCGTTGCGCGGCGCGGTGTTGGTGCTGCGGCTGCCGGTGCGCTGCTTGGTGCGGCCGGTGAGCCGGTAATTGGCCGCCTGCGGGTCCATCACCGCCAGCATCGGATCGATCAGCGACAAATCTAGCACCTGGCCCCGGCCGGTCAGTTCGGCATGCCGTAGCGCGATGGTGGCGGAGGCCGCGCCGTAGATACCGGCGTAGCAATCACCCATGAACATCGGCGGCAGCACCGGCTCGCGGTCGGCGAAGCCGTTGACCGCTGCGAAGCCGGAATAGCCTTCGACCAGCGTGCCGAAGCCGGGCTTGTGGCGGAACGGCCCGTCCTGCCCCCAGCCACTGATACGCACGATGATGAGCGCGGGGTTGATGGCGTGCAGCACCTCCGGCGCCAGCCCCATCTGCTCCAGCACACCGGGGCGGAAGCTTTCCGTCAGCAGGGCGGCATCCTTCACCAGGGCGCGCACCACCGCCTGGCCTTCCGGGTTGCGCAGGTCCAGGCAGATGCTCTTCTTGTTGCGGCACCAGCTCTTCCAGGACGTCTCGACGCCCTGCACCTTCCAGGCGCGCAGGGTATCGCCCTCCGGCGGTTCCACCTTCACCACCTCGGCGCCGTGGTCGGCCAGCACCATGCTCAGCGTGTTGCCGGCCACCAGCCGCGCGAGGTCCAGCACCCGCACCCCATGCAGGGGCCCCCGCGCCGTGGGGTCGAAGTTCTTGCGGTGGAGGGGGGACGGCGGCAGCGAGTCCATGCTCAGTCGATCCGGATCTTGGCGGTGGTGGCCACTTGCTTCCACCGCGCGATGTCCTGCTTCAGGAAGCTATCGAACTCCGCCGGGGTGCGGGGGGATGGCTCGGCGCCCTCGCTGCGCAGATACTGCGCCAGACGGCCCTCGCCCAGCGCCTCGTTCGCCGCGGCGTTCAGCTTCTCCACGATATCGCGCGGGGTGCCACGCCGTGCCAGCAGGCCCCACCAGATCTCGGCATTGTAGTCGATGCCGCTTTCCTTCGGCGTCGGCGCCTGCGGGCCGGTCGCGGGGCGCGCTTCGGAGGTCCAGCCCAGGATCTTGACGCTCGCATCGCGCACCAGCCCGGCGGCGGAGGGCACGGTGGTGAAAAGCAACTGGATGGTGCCAGCCACGAGGTCAGTGGTCGCGGGCCCCATGCCGCGATAGGGGATGTGCACCAGTTGCAGCCCGCCCGCCTGCTGCGCGAAGAGCTCCGCCGACAACTGGTTGATGCTGCCCGGACCGGCGGAGCCGTAGTCCACCTTGCCGGGATTGGCGCGGATGTAGGTGATGGCCTCGGCCAGCGTGTTGGCAGGAAAGGACTTGGTGGCCAGCACCAGTAGCGGCGCGGTGGCCGCCAGGGCAACTCCTTCCAGGTCGGCCACCGGGTCGTAGGGCGTGGTCTGCGTGGCGGCGCTGGTGGAAAACGTGGAGGAGGTGACCAGCAGCGTGTAGCCATCCGGCGCCGCGCGGGCGACCTCGGCGGTGCCGAGGGTGCTGCCGGCACCGGGGCGGTTTTCCACCACGAAGGGCTGGCCCAGCCGGCGCTGCAGGTGGTCGGCCAGCGGCCGCGCCACGGCGTCGTTGGAGCCGCCCGGCGTGAAGGGAACCACGATGCGCACGCTGCGCGCCGGCCAGGCGGCCTGCGCCCGCGCCACGGCGGGCAGCACCAGCGGCGCGGCCAGCGCACCGCCCAGCAGGCCACGCCTGCCAATCTCGAAAGTCATGGTCGTTTCCTTGGTTATCGTGGCTCAGGCGGCGGGCGCGAGGCCAAGCCGCTCGGCCAGCGCCAGCACCGCCCGGGCGCTGGCGGCGAAAGGGGCATCCACCATCTGCCCGTCCACCGTGTAGGCACCCACGCCTGCCGCTTCCGCCGCCGTCGCGGCCGCGACGACCCGCGCGGCGCGGGCGATCTCCTGCGGCGAGGGTTGGAAGGCGGCGTTGACCACCGCGATCTGGCTGGGATGGATGCAGGACTTGCCGGCGAAGCCCAGGCGACGGGAGGCTTCCGCCTCTGCCTGGCAGCGCTCGGGCGAGGCGATCGCGGCCAGCGCGCCGTCAAAGGCCGGAACGCGTGCCTCGGCCGCCGCCAGCCGGACCTGCAGCCGCACTTGGTGCAAGGCCACCTCGTCATCGCGCGCGATGCCGAAAGGCTCGAACAGGTCTCCGTAGCCAATCTGCAGCCCCGCCACGCGCGGGTCGGCGCAGGCGATCTCGGCCGCGAGCCGTAGGCCGCGTGGCGTCTCGATATTGACCAGAATGGCTGAGGGCGCCGCGCCGGCGGCGGCCTCCGCGCGCGCGATCTCGGCGATGGCCTCGCGGAGCATGGCGGGAGACTCGACCATCGGAAGGTTGATGGCATCGAGGCCTGGACCCACCAGGGCCGCCACGTCCTCGGCGAAGTGCGGCGTGCCGTGCGCGTTGATGCGCACGATGGCAAGCTTGCCGGGCAAGCCGGTACGGAGGGCAGCGGCAACATGCGACCGGGCCTCGGCCTTGCGCTCCGGCGCCACGGAGTCCTCGAGGTCGTAGCTCAGAGCATCGGCCGCCGATGCGGCACCCTTGGCGAAGAGCTCGGGCCGCGTGCCCGGCAGGAACAGCTTGCTGCGCATGGCGTCGAGAGAAATGCGGCTGGTGCGCATGCAGGCGTCCTTCCCGGTGCGGCGCTGTATCGCGCCTTGATCGGACGACAGGGTGCCGTGCTCGGTCGATCTTGTATAATGTAATGATGGCATCGATTGATGAGGATTATGCATGCACTTGCCGATGGATGACGTGCAGGCCTTCGTCTTGGTCGCCGAGCTGGGCAGCTTCACGCGTGCTGCCCAGCGGCTGGCGATCACCCAAACAGGGCTGACGCGGCGCATCCAACGGCTCGAAGGCTTTGTCGGTCTGGCGTTGCTGGACCGCACCACCCGCCGCACGACCCTGACCACCGCGGGGCGGGAGTTCCTGCCCCTGGCCCAGCGCGTGGTGGAGGACCTGACGCGCGGGCTTGAGCGGTTGCGGACCACGGCCCGCCTCAGTGCCGGCGATGTGACTCTGGCGACCATGCCGGCCGTTGCCTACCAGCGCCTGCCGCCCGTGCTGTCTGCTTATGCACGCCAGTTCCCCGGCAACCGGGTGATGCTGCTGGAACGCTCAGGCGTGCTGGTGACCGAGGCAGTGCGCCACGGCGCCGCCGAATTCGGCATCCACATCACGCAGGAGCCGCGGGAAGACCTGCAGGAGGATTTGCTGTCCACCGACCCGCTGGTGTTGGTTTGCCACCCCACACATGCATTGGCCAACCGCGCGGCCATTACATGGGCGGAGTTGCGGGACTGGGACCTGATCACCCTGGGCGGCAGCAGCGGCAACCGCGCGCCGGTGGAGGCGCAGCTGACACGCGCCGGGCTGCCGATCCGCGGCCGCTTCGTGGTAGAAAACACGCCGAGCGCCCTGGCGCTGGCCGCCACGGGTGCGGCAGTGGCCATCCTGCCCTCCGCCATCGGGCGCGGGATGCTGCCGGGTGGACTGGTGGAGGTGCCGCTACAGGCCCCGGTTCTGCATCGACAGCTGAGCCTCGTGCGCCGCCGCGGCGAAGCCCTGACGCCAGCTGCGGCGGCCCTCTACGATATGTTGCTGAAGACAACCTTGGCGGCCGGGATGTAGCAAAGGCACAAGGCCCAGCTCGGCTTATCTCTTGAGGCGGCAGCAAAACGAAGTCGTTTATCAGAGCACCATACCGGACGCACTGTACCAGGACAGCGGATCGTATCGCAGATGGCGCCTTGCGCAGCACAAGATTGGCAGTCGAAGGAGTCGGCGCGCTGAATCGCTCCCGTCCACGCTTGTGAAGTCAGACAACGCGTTCCTTGAGCGCGACTGTTCCATGCTGTTATCCGAAGCCGCTGCTATAACTGAGCCAACAACGGTCCTCCGGCTCGGGGACTGACGAACGCGCCGGTATCGGCAACTTATGCAGAGGACACAGCGGGGCAGGGTGTTAACGGTAGATGTTGCCTGTCTCGAGGGTCTGCTCCGCTGGTGCGACGGGTAGGCAGAGGTGGCATTCCAGACCTTCCGGATGGAAAGCCAGCTTCAGGGTGCCATCCAGGTCCTGCACGATGCCCTGCTCCAACAATCGCAATCCAAAGCCCTGATGTGTTGGTGACGTCGCCGGCGGTCCGCCGCGCTCCCTCCATACGAGGTGCAGAAGCCGGGTCCCACTGCCGGCGATGTTGAGGTTCCAGGACACATCGACTTGGCCATCCGCAACAGACAACGCGCCGTACTTGGCCGCGTTGGTAGCAAGCTCATGAAAGGCGAGGCCCAACATCTCCGCAGCCCGGGCAGGCAGCCAAACCAGCGGACCTTTCAGGTTGCCACGCTCGCCGTCACCATACGGCAGCAACGCCCGCTCCACGACCTCGGTCAGAGCAGCGCCATGCCATTGGTTGCGGGTCAGCAATTCATGCGACAGCGCCAGAGCATTGAGCCGGGCGTCCAGGATCACCTGCGTCTCCGTAGAAACACCCCCTCGACGCAAGGTATGCAGCACGACCGCCTGCATGGTGGAGAAGGCATTCTTCACGCGATGGCCCATCTCGGCGAGCAACAGTTCACGATGCTCGGCTTCCGTGCGCACTGCCGTACTATCGCGGAAAACGCTCAGAAAGCCTCGTGGCCGGCCATCGCCGTCCAGCATTGGTGTCGTCGAGCCACTGGCCCAGAATCGACTGCCATCCCGTTTGATCTGCCATCGTTCGTTCTGCGCGTAGCCTTCCTCGATAGCCCATCGCAGTTCCTCTAGGAATAGGCCACGATCTCTGTCCTCGGGTAGGAACAGGATATCGCCGGACCGACCCAACAACTCATCATCGGCATAGCCCAGGAGAGCAGATGCACCTGCGTTCCAACGCAGGATCTTTCCACTTAAATTCAGCGCAATCAGCGCGTGGTCCTTTACCCTGACCAGATCCTCCGCCTGATTAAGTGACTTCCGAAGTTCGCTGTTCTCACGTTCCAGCTGCTTGATGCGATCCTGAGCGGTAGTGTGCCGCTGCTGATCCAACAGCCTTTCTAGTCTCGCCTCGCGTCCTTGTCCTGCGGACCATATGGGCTCGGACATTCTGGCCTCCACCTCTCATGCAAAAGACAGTTCATGTTCGAACACGCGGGCTGACAGCTCTTCGTGCCGATAGCATCGATATCGAAGCGCACCGGCTGGCCAACCCGAAGCAATTCCGCTTGCTTCCAGGCTTCCGAAATGATTCCCAGCATAGCTTTGTAGACAGACGATTCAGCCTGATGCGCATCCCGCCTGACAGCACGTGTTGTCTCGTTCAGGATCTGCCATCTTTGGTACGTCGGGCCCCCTCGCGGACAAACAGGCTTATCATTTCCTTGTTGAAGGCTGGGATGTCATCGGGCTTACGACTGGAGACAAGGTTGCCGTCCACCACCGCTTCCTGGTCGACCCATTCCGCGCCGGCGTTCTCAAGGTCCGTCTGGAGTGAGGGCCAGGAGGTAAGCCGCCGCCCTCGCAACCTGCCCGTCTCGATCAAGGTCCAGGGCCCGTGGCAAATCGTGGCCACTGGCTTGCCGCTGTCCAGAAAGGCCTGGACGAAATGGACAGCACCTTCGTTGATCCGCAACGTGTCGGGATTGATAACGCCGCCGGGTAACAGGAGGGCGTCAAACTCCCCGGGGTGTGCCTCAGACAAAGTCATATCGACAGGAAACTCTTCCCCCCAATCCGTGAAGTTCCATACACGGACACGCCCCTCCTTGGGCGAGACGATGCTGGTCTTCGCCCCTGCCTCATTCAGCGCCTTGCGCGGCTCGGACATCTCGACCTGCTCGAAGCCGTCTGTGACAAGGATTGCGACATTCATTCGGCCAAGGCTCGCAGCAGCCATATCCATGTCTCCTTATAAGGTTGGATTGCTTACGCTGGGCTTTTCCGCAAGCCTTACCGTCCACTCCGCCCTACTGGTCCGCTCGACGAGAAGATGCGGTCCGTCTTCGATGACAATGCGCTCGGCAAGGGCCAGCGACGGACGCAACAGCCGCAGCCAGCAGGATGGCTCGCTTTCGCGCCAAGCCCGTTTGAACCGACAGGAGCGCCCTGGGCGGCGACCGCGCCGACGAGGCTGGGGGCGCTGAGGAATGCTCGCGTAGCACTCCCGCCGCATATGGGGCAGGTGCAGGGAGCGCGAAAATCCGCCATTGGGCGCATCGCTGCAAAGCTCCCACACTCACGGCAATGATACTCGTATGTCGGCATGGCGCCCTCGAAAAAACGTAGCTGGGGGACGGTGTGGGGACCGGGTGCCGGCGAGCTTGGCAATCGGCCCCCCCCGGACGGTCACGACGCAGGCTTCAGGATAACCTTGGTCCAGCCGTCGTCCCGAGCATCGAAATGCTTGTAGGCCTTCGGCGCTTCGCCAAGCGGTAGCTCATGCGAAACGATGAACGATGGTTTCGCGCGGCCGACGGAAATGAGGTCTCGGAGCTGGCGGTTATAGGCCTTCACATTGCATTGGCCGGTGCCCATGCTCTGGCCCTTGAACCAGAAAAGACCGTAGTCGAAAACAATCTCACCTTGCTTGTAAAGCTCATCCTGAGGTGCGGGGTCCTGCGGCACGTAGACACCGACGACCCCGATACCCCCGGTGAACTTCACCGACCGCACCAGATTGTTCATGGTCATGTTGGGATGTTCGTAACCGTCCGGATCGTGGGCTTGGTAGCCCACACATTCGCAGCCGCGGTCGGCGCCAATACCATTGGTCATCGCCAGGACCTGATCGACCGGCGAACCCTTCGAATCATCAATGGGCACGGCACCAATCGAGGCCGCCAGCTTCAGCCGGTCTGGGTGGCGATCAACGACCATGACCAAGCAGGCACCCTTGATCATCGCCGAGTGGGCTGCCATGAGGCCCACCGGCCCGGCGCCGTAGATGACGACCGATTCGCCCGGGCAGACGCCGGCGAGCTCGGTGGCATGCCACCCCGTCGGGAAAATATCAGCGAGCATCACGTAATCATTCTGCCGCTCCTCCGCGTCGGGTGGCAGCTTGAGGCAGTTGTAATCGCCATATGGAACGCGTAGCAGGTCGGCCTGGCCACCCCGGTAAGGTCCCATGTCAGCGAAGCCGTATGCAGCTCCGGCCATGTTCGGCACAACGCTGCGATCCGCCGTGGTGAGGCAAAAGGCGCTCAGGCCACGCTCGCAGTTTTTACAGAAGCCACATCCGATGTTGAACGGAATGGCGACCCAGTTGCCGACCTTGACCCGGTCGACGGCGGCCCCGACCTCGACCACCTGGCCAAGGTTCTCGTGCCCGAATACCCCGCCGCTCGGAAAATCGGTCCGACCCTCGTACATGTGCAGATCCGAGCCGCAGATGTTGGTGCTCGTGATCCGTACCAGCACGTCCGTCGGCTTCTCGATCTTCGCATCCGGAACATCCTGCACCGCGACGTCGCGGGGACCGTTATATACGACTGCCCTCATTTGAATTCTCCATCGGTTGAGAACATGGTTGGCCGCCTGTGGTGGTCTTTCTCGCAGTCATGGCTGCAAAGTCTGTTTGCCTCGCCGACGTCAGGGCCTGAACACGGCCCGGACACATCCCTCCTTCTTGTTCTTGAACAGGTCGTAGCCATGTGGTCCCTGCTCGAGGGGAAGCGGATGCGTCAGCAGGTGGGAGGGATCCATTTCACCACGCGCGATATGCCCGAACAGCCGCTCGACATAGCGCTGGCCGTGTTGTTGGCCCGACCGAATGGTGAGCGCCTTGTTGACAACGGCGCCCATCGGAAACTTATCCACGAGAGCCCCATAGACTCCCATGACCGCAACGGTGCCACCCTTTCGGCAACACAGGATCGCTTCCCGCAATGCCACGATCCGCTCCGTCAACAGGGCCTGTTGCTTCACCAAGTCGTAGAGGTAGCCGACACCGGTGCCATGCGCTTCCATGCCGACACAATCGATGCAGCGGTCAGGTCCGCGGCCGCCGGTCAATTCCGTCAACGCCTCTTGAATGTCGACTTCCTCATAATTCAACGGATCGGCACCGCACCGCTCGGCTGCCATACGCAGGCGCTCGGGCAGGCGATCGATCGCAAACACCCTTTCGGCACCCAGGATGCGCGCGCTCTGCATTGCCATCTGACCAACACCGCCGCAGCCCCAGACCGCCACGATGTCGCCGGGTTGAATACCGGCGAGGTCAGCGCCCATGAAGCCGGTCGGGCAGGCGTCAGAAACGAACAAAGCCTTCTCATCCGGAATGTCCTCCGGCACCTTGAAGACATTCACATCGGCGAACGGCACCCTGATGAAGTCGGCGTGGCTGCCGGCCCAACCGCCGAGCGCATGGCTATAGCCAATGATCCCGGCCGGGCTATGGCCCCAGACCGCCTCGGCCATCAGGGGCTTCGGGTTGGTATTGTCGCAGCAGGAGAAGTCAGTTCGGCGGCAATGTTCACATTGTCCGCAGCCGAGAATGGAGATCACGATCACCCGGTCGCCCTTGCGAACCCTGGTGACTTCACGGCCGGTGTCGACGACCTCGCCCATGAACTCATGCCCAATGATGTCGCCGGGTTTCATGGCTGGGATGTAGCCGCCCAGCAGATGGAGGTCCGAGCCGCAGACCGAGGACATGGTCACCCGCACCAACGCATCATGCGGCTGAACAATCTCAGGGTCGGGCATGGTTTCGACGCGTAGGTCGTTCACTCCGTTCCAAATCATGGCGCGCATTGTCTGGTACTCCCTCAGGCGGCGGGCATGGCGGCAGTGGTATCGGGCCGCCGCATTGCGGGCGTCGGCACCTCGCCGGTCTCCAGCACCTGCTTCAGCCGGCGCAGGTCGCCCTGGGCTTGCCCCCCTGGCGCATCATTCCAAAGCTTTGCAGCAATGCGGCCCAGTTGACCGGCAGGCGGTTCGTAGGCGATCGAGGCATGAACCTCGGTCCCACGGTCTCCAGGTGCCGGTCGGAATTTGATCCAACCGACGCTCTGCAAGTTGGCCCCCGGAGCGGAGCGCCAGGCGATGCGTTCGTTTGGATGGTCCTCGGTGATGATCGTATCCCACTCGACGGTGCGGCCGGCCGGCGCGCGCACCAGCCAGTGCGAGCGCTTTTCGTCGATCGCCGTCACCTGCTCCACATGCTGCAGGAAGCGCGGTAAGTTCCCCACCTCACGGAAGAACCGGTATACATCGGCCGGTGGGCGGGCGATCGTGACGCTGCGCACCGTCGCGGCGGCGGAACGCCAACCTTGCTTCCGTGCGATGCGACGCTCGGTAGGCGTGGCGCTGGCGGCTGCCACGACGGGGCAGTAGCCGCTGGCGGCACGAGCGATCAGCGTGGTACCCAGCACCGCCAAGAGGCCGCCTGATACGCCACCTCGACGCATCGCCCACAGCAGCGTCGCGGCGCCCGCAGCGCCGGAGACCAAGCGTTCACTGTTGCCCAGGTTCCGTGCTGGTCGCGCAAGAGATAAGGCGTCGCGCGTGGTTTGTCGTTGCATGCTATCCATGGTGCCTCCCCGGACCGATGCATCGGCGTTGTTGCAGGCGACATGGACGATGACATCCCGTGGCTACCGGACCCGCAGATCGGTCTCAGCATTGCCACCGAATCCCCGCCCGCGCTTGAAGCGGGCGCCGTCACCGCATCGCCTTCATAGTCATGAGACCAGAACATGCGTCGATGTGAGTCCGTTCCTTGGTGGCAATCCCTAAGGAGGATTACGGCGGAACCGATGGCACTGGCCGACACTCGGATCGGGCGGTAGCGGAGCCGTTCACACAGCGGTGACCACGAGTGCATTGCAATCCTGTTATCAGATGTGTTTGGTAATCCAGTCGAGCCGAACACGGCTGCATGAGGCACACTGATCTAGGAGCGCGAGGCTTACCTTGACCGCATCGGCAAGGACGCCATCAGGGGGCGGGACAATGGACTTCCTGGCCGGCGACGGCGAGGTCGGTACCCTGATCCGTGATCACGACTGGTCGACGACGCTGGGGCCGATAGAGTCCTGGTCGCCCAGCATCAAGACGGCGCTCAGCCTTTGTCTCCACTCCCGCTTTCCCATCCTGCTGTGGATCGGGCCGGATCTCAGGATCCTGTATAACGATGCGTATGTTCCGTTCCTCGGCGCTGCCAAGCACCCGGTCATGCTGGGTGCCCCCGGGCGCGAGGTCTGGAGCGAGATCTGGGACGACATCGCCCCGATGCTCGCCGAAGCCACGGCCGGACGGGCTACCTGGGTCGAGGATTACCGTTTCTTTTTCGACCGCGAATTGGAGCGGGAGGAGACTTACGTCACATTCAGCTATAGCCCCATTTTCGGTGCCAGCCGGGATAACGTGGAAGGTGTATTTTGCGTTTGCACCGAAACGACGCGGCGGGTGATTGGCGCGCGCAGGCTTTCGACCTTGCATCGGCTTGGCGTGAAGGCATCGTACCAGCGGGAAGTCGACGATGTCTGCCGAGACGTGATCGGTGTGCTACAGGAGAATCCATACGACATCGCTTTCGCGGCACTCTACGTGTCAGACGGAGACGGCGAGACAGCACGTCGTGCCGCCGCAACGCCATCGCCGCCGGACGCAGCTTTCTTCCCACTACACCACCCAATGACGTCGGTCGCACCGGCTGCCTGGCCGATAGCCGAGGCGGCGCTGGATGGCCGCCCCGTTGTCATATCCGAATTTCATCGGTTCGCAGGCAACATGGCTGCGCCTCTGTGGCCGGACCCAGTACGTACGGCGGTGGTCCTGCCGCTGGCCGCACCAACCCGGCAGCAGATGATTGGCTTTCTTGTGATCGGCATAAGTCCACGCCAGATCCTGGATGCCGACTATCGAAGTTTTCTCGAATTGCTCGCCGAGCATGTCGCCGGTGCCGTCGCGGCCGCCCGCGCCTTCGACGAGGAGCGCCGCCGCGCCGAAACGTTGGCCGCGCTTGATCGCGCGAAGACAGCGTTCTTCTCAAACGTCAGCCATGAGTTCAGGACGCCGCTGACGCTGATCCTGGGCCCTCTGAGGGAGCTTTTGGCAAAGCCGGTCGATGCACTGCCTCCCGATGCCCGGGCCCTGGTCGACATTGCCGAACGCAACAGCAACCGGCTGCTACGGCTGGTGAACTCGCTGCTCGATTTCTCCCGTATAGAGGCCGGCCGCGCCGATGCCAGTTATGAACCGACCGACCTTCCGAAGCTGACCGCGGAACTAGCATCCAGTTTCCAGTCGGCATGTGACAGCGCCGGCTTGGTGTTGGAAATCGATTGCCCGCCGCTGCCGGAGCCTGTCTATGTGGACCGGGACATGTGGGAGAAGATTGTCCTTAATCTGATCTCGAATGCCTTCAAGTTCATATTCGAGGGTTCCATCGCAGTCCAGTTGTCCGCCGCATCGGCTGGGATCGAGCTTCGGGTATCGGACAGTGGTGTTGGTATTCCCCACCATGAGTTGCCCCATCTGTTCGAGCGCTTCCACCGCGTTGAAGGGCAACGCAGCCGCTCGCACGAGGGTAGTGGCATCGGTCTTGCGTTGATCCATGAATTGATTCGCTTGCATGGCGGCTCGATTCTCGCCGAGAGCCGGGAGGGCGAAGGGAGTGTTTTTACCGTCTCCATCCCCTTCGGCACCGCGCATCTCCCTGCCGATCGGATTGGCGGGCCCCGGTCGATGTCTTCAACGGCGACAGGCATTGGGTCATTTCTCGAAGAGATGCGTCGCTGGCTGCCGGACGATACGCATCGTGCAGGCACCGTACCAGACAGCCATGAGCCGATTTCAGCTTCGCGAATTCTTGTCGCGGACGACAATGCCGATATGCGGCACTACCTCACCAGAGTTCTGACCTCTGCGGGATGGAGCGTGCATGCAGTAGCTGACGGCAACGCCGCATTGGCGTCAGCAAGGTTGGCGCCTCCAGATCTCCTGCTGGCTGATGTCATGATGCCTGGACGTGACGGCCTCTCGCTCGTGGCGGCGCTGCGGCAGGAGCGACAACTGGCAACGGTGCCGGCCATTCTGCTGTCGGCCCGCGCGGGGGAGGATGCGCGGGTAGCAGGGATGCGGAGTGGCGCCGACGATTACCTGGAGAAGCCATTCTCGGCGCGTGAACTGCTGGCTCGGGTCGAGGCCATCGCCGCTCTCGCTCGTTTGCGACGCGATGCAGGCGACTTGATCAGGCGGAGTGACGCGCGGCTCCAGGCAGCGGTTGATCTTGTGGGTCTCGGTTCCTATCGCTGGGACCCGCGCACCGGAGCTCTAGAATGGGACGACCAGTTGCGCGCGATGTGGGGCCTGCCGCCCGGCGCACCGGTTCAGATGGACATCTTCCTGCGGGCCATACACCCCGAGGACCGGCCGCGGGTCGAAGCAGCCATTGCCGCTTGCACCGACCCCGCTGGCGACGGCGTGTATCACGTCGAGTACCGGGTCAATGGCATCGAGGATGGTGTTGAACGTTGGGTGTCCACCCATGGGCAGACGTCTTTCAAGAATGGCATTCCGGTCGATTTCACTGGTGCCGCACTCGATGTCACCGCGCGGAAGCAGGTTGAGGAGCGCTTGCGGGCGAGCGAGGAGCGTTTCCGGCAGTTTGCTGATCATTCGGCTGACTTGCTTTGGATCGTCAACACGGATGCGATGAAGATCGAATATCGAAGTTTGGCGTTTGAACGGATCTGGGGTGTTCCGCGCGATAGGGCTTCGAGTGATTTGGCGTGCTGGGCCGAGAGCATTCACCCCGATGATCGTGCCGCCGTGCTCGACACGCTGCTTCACGTCCAGAAGGGTGAGGCGGTGGTACAGGAATACCGCGTGCTGCGTCCGGACGGTGCCGTTCGCTGGGTCCGGGACACGGCTTTTCCGATCCGTGATGAGCTTGGACGCGTCCATCGCATCGGGGGCATAGCGGTCGATGTCACACGCGTCGAGGGGTCATGGGTTTATGTCGTCGATGGCGGGGAGGGAGCCCGCCTCCGGCTCGCGGCACTGCTGCAGGG
Coding sequences within it:
- a CDS encoding CaiB/BaiF CoA transferase family protein, with the protein product MDSLPPSPLHRKNFDPTARGPLHGVRVLDLARLVAGNTLSMVLADHGAEVVKVEPPEGDTLRAWKVQGVETSWKSWCRNKKSICLDLRNPEGQAVVRALVKDAALLTESFRPGVLEQMGLAPEVLHAINPALIIVRISGWGQDGPFRHKPGFGTLVEGYSGFAAVNGFADREPVLPPMFMGDCYAGIYGAASATIALRHAELTGRGQVLDLSLIDPMLAVMDPQAANYRLTGRTKQRTGSRSTNTAPRNAYRCQDGGWVCLSSSTQGMTEKLLRSIGRADLIDDPRFRTNPDRLRNWQELDGIVAGFIAARDKAEVLAHFDKAGVTIGPIMDAADLLQDPYVAEREALIEVPDADMPGGFIPMHGMVPRLSATPGVLARPAPKLGEHNDEILSPLLGEAALSQLRAAGVVRD
- a CDS encoding Bug family tripartite tricarboxylate transporter substrate binding protein, with protein sequence MTFEIGRRGLLGGALAAPLVLPAVARAQAAWPARSVRIVVPFTPGGSNDAVARPLADHLQRRLGQPFVVENRPGAGSTLGTAEVARAAPDGYTLLVTSSTFSTSAATQTTPYDPVADLEGVALAATAPLLVLATKSFPANTLAEAITYIRANPGKVDYGSAGPGSINQLSAELFAQQAGGLQLVHIPYRGMGPATTDLVAGTIQLLFTTVPSAAGLVRDASVKILGWTSEARPATGPQAPTPKESGIDYNAEIWWGLLARRGTPRDIVEKLNAAANEALGEGRLAQYLRSEGAEPSPRTPAEFDSFLKQDIARWKQVATTAKIRID
- a CDS encoding HpcH/HpaI aldolase/citrate lyase family protein, which encodes MRSKLFLPGTRPELFAKGAASAADALSYDLEDSVAPERKAEARSHVAAALRTGLPGKLAIVRINAHGTPHFAEDVAALVGPGLDAINLPMVESPAMLREAIAEIARAEAAAGAAPSAILVNIETPRGLRLAAEIACADPRVAGLQIGYGDLFEPFGIARDDEVALHQVRLQVRLAAAEARVPAFDGALAAIASPERCQAEAEASRRLGFAGKSCIHPSQIAVVNAAFQPSPQEIARAARVVAAATAAEAAGVGAYTVDGQMVDAPFAASARAVLALAERLGLAPAA
- a CDS encoding LysR family transcriptional regulator, producing the protein MHLPMDDVQAFVLVAELGSFTRAAQRLAITQTGLTRRIQRLEGFVGLALLDRTTRRTTLTTAGREFLPLAQRVVEDLTRGLERLRTTARLSAGDVTLATMPAVAYQRLPPVLSAYARQFPGNRVMLLERSGVLVTEAVRHGAAEFGIHITQEPREDLQEDLLSTDPLVLVCHPTHALANRAAITWAELRDWDLITLGGSSGNRAPVEAQLTRAGLPIRGRFVVENTPSALALAATGAAVAILPSAIGRGMLPGGLVEVPLQAPVLHRQLSLVRRRGEALTPAAAALYDMLLKTTLAAGM
- a CDS encoding HWE histidine kinase domain-containing protein encodes the protein MDQQRHTTAQDRIKQLERENSELRKSLNQAEDLVRVKDHALIALNLSGKILRWNAGASALLGYADDELLGRSGDILFLPEDRDRGLFLEELRWAIEEGYAQNERWQIKRDGSRFWASGSTTPMLDGDGRPRGFLSVFRDSTAVRTEAEHRELLLAEMGHRVKNAFSTMQAVVLHTLRRGGVSTETQVILDARLNALALSHELLTRNQWHGAALTEVVERALLPYGDGERGNLKGPLVWLPARAAEMLGLAFHELATNAAKYGALSVADGQVDVSWNLNIAGSGTRLLHLVWRERGGPPATSPTHQGFGLRLLEQGIVQDLDGTLKLAFHPEGLECHLCLPVAPAEQTLETGNIYR
- a CDS encoding type 1 glutamine amidotransferase domain-containing protein gives rise to the protein MAAASLGRMNVAILVTDGFEQVEMSEPRKALNEAGAKTSIVSPKEGRVRVWNFTDWGEEFPVDMTLSEAHPGEFDALLLPGGVINPDTLRINEGAVHFVQAFLDSGKPVATICHGPWTLIETGRLRGRRLTSWPSLQTDLENAGAEWVDQEAVVDGNLVSSRKPDDIPAFNKEMISLFVREGARRTKDGRS
- a CDS encoding FmdB family zinc ribbon protein, whose product is MPTYEYHCRECGSFAAMRPMADFRAPCTCPICGGSATRAFLSAPSLVGAVAAQGAPVGSNGLGAKASHPAGCGCCVRRWPLPSALSSKTDRIFSSSGPVGRSGR